The genome window AAATTCACCAAAATGATGAAAAAAACAACGAGAAATTGTTTGGTTGGGGTTAGTGAGAATCAGGCTTATCGCTGTTTCTGTTTTGATAATGAATATAAGAGAATGTGCTATTGGCAAAGCATAATAGAGAATAACTCTTTTTCATTACCGAAAGCGGTCGAATTTCCGTCTAATCCTGTCTTTGTTCGTTCTGTTCCTTTTCAATATATTTGGCGAAAATATCTTTTTTTACCGATACGTTATGACCAAACGATGATTTATCGCCAACTTTTACAAGTGCTACAACAAGAATTACCGCTTTCGCTTGAAGAGGTTTATTTTGATTACCAGCTTTTTCCTCTTGAAAAAGAAGGGTTGGTTAAAGTGATTGTTTATGCGTTACGTAAGAGTTATGCCCATACATTGATGATTCGGGCTGATACCATTCTAGATTGTGAGCTTTATTGCTTTGTTCGAGGTTTTAATGCGCTTTCCTCATCCGATTTGGCTCAAGAAAATCGAATTTATGCTTTAACGGATAGAACTTTTAGACTTACCGGTAAAGAAATTGAATTTAATACGGATCTTACCTTAGCAAATTGTCGTTTGGAGCAACTGGAATTAGACGACTCAATCAAAGATCCGTTTTTATATGTGACCGCATTAGGGGCAAGTTTATGGAATGGAAAGGGATAAATTTAACAGATTATCGAGCGAAGCAATGGAAGCAAAACATCTATAAAAAGGGGATTTATCTATTTCTGATAGCTATCGTTGCAGTCACTTTAGCAATTTACTTGCAATTAACCGTTTTACAAATAAATCAACAAAATAGACCGCTTGTCAACCAAGTTGCATATCTTAAAAAAGAATTAGTACATTTAAACGGAAAATTGGCACGATCTCGAAGTTCTCCTCCTATAAATATAGGACGAATATTTACGGAGGAGCATATTGCTAAATATTTGACGCTTTTACAAGATTTGCCATTACCGCAAGGTGGTATAGAAGAAGTCATTTTTGAATATAACGAGATGCCAACGATGAAAATAGTCGGTATTTTTAGCCATTCGGATCAATTTGAAAGGCTGGAAAAATATCTTTCCGAGCAAAAAGTATTTGGTTTTGAATTAGTTAACTTTCAGATAAATGATCAACATCAACTTGAATTTAGTTTTAATATTACCTTAAGGGAGTAAATTATGTTTTCACTTAATAGGCTTTATTTATTACCAAATAGTTATATTTTCCGTCTTTTATCTTTTCTACAACTCTATTTTAGAGCGGTTTGTTTAAGCGTATTTATATCAATAGTAAGCTATCCCTCTTATCAATACATTTCCCAATCTTCATATCAAAAAGAATTATTAGCTACAGTACAACAATTATCTCAAGATACTACACAAAAGCAGAAGCTATATCAAAGTCTTAGCCAACATCAGAATCATTTGAAAGAGAAAGAACAATACGTGAGCCAACTTAACCAGCAATTACAAAGCATCTTCAATGCTTATCAAGTAAAACTGGAACAAATGCAATGGAATTTAGAACAGGGAAAATCCATTTACTTTTCGTTAAATCATCAAGTATCAATTATCTTTAAGCTCATTAGAAAGCTATCG of Actinobacillus arthritidis contains these proteins:
- a CDS encoding chromosome segregation protein, whose protein sequence is MFSLNRLYLLPNSYIFRLLSFLQLYFRAVCLSVFISIVSYPSYQYISQSSYQKELLATVQQLSQDTTQKQKLYQSLSQHQNHLKEKEQYVSQLNQQLQSIFNAYQVKLEQMQWNLEQGKSIYFSLNHQVSIIFKLIRKLSKLKPLKFREIHLIKLEQEKQLQLRASVIVTEDKGE
- a CDS encoding pilus assembly protein PilM produces the protein MKKFTKMMKKTTRNCLVGVSENQAYRCFCFDNEYKRMCYWQSIIENNSFSLPKAVEFPSNPVFVRSVPFQYIWRKYLFLPIRYDQTMIYRQLLQVLQQELPLSLEEVYFDYQLFPLEKEGLVKVIVYALRKSYAHTLMIRADTILDCELYCFVRGFNALSSSDLAQENRIYALTDRTFRLTGKEIEFNTDLTLANCRLEQLELDDSIKDPFLYVTALGASLWNGKG